One window of the Lactococcus lactis genome contains the following:
- a CDS encoding GNAT family N-acetyltransferase, whose translation MEIRKIEPRDFVKVAQLENENWTLASTPHVMDSSAEKIIGKIMTGTTYFLAVENDEILGILDYGPRHKSEFGRHTVTFGIMTAQEARGKGVATTLINFFIDFAKKEGFKKITIQVMGSNPAALKLYNKLGFVEEGRLKKEFFIDGEYIDDCILAFYLDKSLM comes from the coding sequence ATGGAAATTAGAAAAATAGAACCACGTGACTTTGTCAAAGTTGCTCAATTGGAGAATGAAAATTGGACCTTAGCTTCAACTCCACATGTCATGGATTCCTCAGCAGAAAAAATTATCGGTAAAATTATGACTGGAACCACTTATTTTCTGGCAGTAGAAAATGATGAAATTCTTGGAATACTTGATTACGGCCCCCGCCACAAATCTGAATTTGGAAGACATACTGTCACCTTTGGCATTATGACAGCACAAGAAGCCAGAGGTAAGGGCGTAGCTACTACACTAATAAACTTCTTTATTGATTTTGCAAAAAAAGAAGGATTCAAAAAAATTACAATTCAAGTGATGGGTTCAAATCCAGCAGCCTTGAAACTTTATAATAAATTAGGCTTTGTTGAAGAAGGACGTTTGAAAAAAGAATTTTTCATTGATGGTGAATATATTGATGATTGCATTCTCGCCTTCTATCTAGACAAAAGCCTTATGTAA
- a CDS encoding DUF3013 family protein: MAKFGFLDVLEEVLEKGFTYDFEMNWDKRNFAVEVSFLLEAENSSGALLTDAEGVESAENIVYEDAVLFYNPAKSRFDENDYLATIPYGEKGLSREFLAYFAQFLQESADQGLDDLMDFLADEAAEEFSVNWDKEAFENGIADLSETEFYKYPRY, from the coding sequence ATGGCTAAATTTGGATTTTTAGATGTTTTGGAAGAAGTTTTAGAAAAAGGATTTACTTATGATTTTGAAATGAATTGGGATAAGCGTAATTTTGCGGTAGAAGTCAGCTTTTTACTAGAGGCAGAAAATAGTTCTGGAGCGCTTTTGACTGATGCAGAAGGAGTAGAATCAGCAGAAAATATCGTCTATGAGGATGCAGTTTTATTTTATAATCCAGCTAAATCACGTTTTGATGAAAATGATTATTTGGCAACAATTCCTTATGGTGAAAAAGGCTTATCTCGTGAATTTTTGGCTTATTTTGCTCAATTTTTACAAGAAAGTGCCGATCAAGGCTTGGATGATTTAATGGACTTTCTAGCTGATGAAGCTGCCGAAGAATTTTCAGTCAATTGGGATAAAGAAGCTTTTGAAAATGGCATTGCTGATTTATCTGAAACAGAATTTTATAAGTATCCAAGATATTAA
- a CDS encoding ABC-F family ATP-binding cassette domain-containing protein has translation MSILNVKNLSHGFGDRAIFEDVSFRLLKGEHIGFVGANGEGKSTFMNIITGTLVPDEGKVIWSKKHRVGYMDQHAVLGKGKTTREALAEAFQYLFDIEAQINDTYMKMAEMSEDEMNAALENVGELQEELDNSDFYLIDAKVEETARGLGLTPLLDKDVAELSGGQRTKILLGKLLLEKPDILLLDEPTNYLDEEHILWLKNYLKNYENAFILISHDVPFMDEVVNIIYHVHGLGITRYSMGYAEFERVFEEKKAQLESLHNAQVAEQAKLKDFIARKKANVATSGQAKAREKKLAKMEIVETISEKPKPHFDFKFSRKPSRLVFEAKDLVIGYNEPLSSEINLKVESGQKIAFIGSNGIGKSTLLKSLMGLIPSLDGEVEKGNFQDIAYYEQEIKNPSQKTVLDELWDEYPSWNQAELRGALARVGLTAKQIESRVYVLSGGEQAKLRFAKLMNTESNILILDEPTNHLDVDAKEELKRALIEYPGTVLMVSHEPEFYEGLVSDVINCEEWTTRIL, from the coding sequence ATGAGTATTTTAAATGTAAAAAATCTATCCCACGGTTTTGGTGACCGCGCAATTTTTGAAGATGTAAGTTTCCGTTTGCTAAAAGGCGAGCACATCGGATTTGTTGGGGCAAATGGTGAGGGTAAATCAACTTTCATGAATATTATCACAGGAACTCTGGTTCCTGATGAGGGAAAAGTAATCTGGTCGAAAAAACACCGGGTTGGCTATATGGATCAACACGCTGTGCTTGGAAAAGGTAAAACGACACGTGAAGCATTGGCTGAGGCTTTTCAATATCTTTTTGATATAGAAGCGCAAATCAATGATACTTACATGAAAATGGCAGAAATGTCAGAAGATGAGATGAATGCTGCGCTTGAGAATGTAGGAGAACTTCAAGAAGAATTGGATAATAGTGACTTTTATCTCATTGATGCCAAAGTTGAAGAAACAGCACGAGGTCTTGGTTTAACTCCTCTTTTGGATAAAGATGTAGCCGAGCTTTCTGGAGGGCAAAGAACAAAAATTTTACTTGGTAAACTTTTGCTTGAAAAACCAGATATCTTGCTTTTGGATGAACCAACAAACTATTTGGATGAAGAACATATTTTATGGTTGAAAAATTACCTTAAAAACTATGAAAATGCATTTATTTTGATTTCGCATGATGTGCCCTTTATGGATGAAGTGGTCAATATCATTTATCATGTGCATGGTCTAGGGATTACCCGCTATTCAATGGGGTATGCGGAATTTGAACGTGTCTTTGAAGAGAAAAAGGCACAGCTTGAATCTTTGCATAATGCGCAGGTCGCTGAGCAAGCTAAACTTAAAGATTTCATTGCCCGTAAAAAAGCGAATGTGGCAACGTCTGGGCAAGCAAAAGCGCGTGAGAAAAAATTGGCGAAAATGGAAATTGTTGAGACTATTTCTGAAAAGCCAAAACCTCATTTTGATTTTAAATTTAGTCGAAAACCAAGTCGTCTCGTTTTTGAGGCAAAAGATTTAGTTATTGGTTACAATGAACCTTTGTCGTCAGAAATTAATTTAAAAGTAGAATCTGGACAAAAAATTGCCTTTATTGGTTCCAATGGGATTGGGAAATCGACTTTGCTCAAGAGTTTAATGGGCTTGATTCCAAGTCTTGATGGGGAAGTTGAAAAAGGAAATTTCCAAGATATTGCTTACTATGAGCAAGAAATCAAAAATCCTTCGCAAAAAACGGTACTTGATGAATTATGGGATGAGTATCCAAGTTGGAATCAAGCAGAACTCCGCGGGGCACTTGCTCGGGTGGGCTTGACGGCCAAACAAATTGAATCACGTGTTTATGTTCTTTCAGGTGGAGAACAAGCAAAATTACGTTTTGCTAAACTAATGAATACCGAATCAAATATTCTCATCTTGGATGAACCAACCAATCATTTGGACGTGGACGCTAAAGAAGAACTCAAGCGTGCACTTATTGAATATCCGGGAACTGTTTTGATGGTTTCACATGAACCAGAATTTTATGAAGGTCTAGTTTCTGATGTCATTAACTGTGAAGAATGGACAACTCGTATTTTGTAA
- a CDS encoding YdeI/OmpD-associated family protein — MKSYSFQAELEIIGINPFVAVPPDILQKIFQDSGREKSPIPICGQINEKTYQQNLMFFKGDWRLYVNTTMLKNSPKRIGEIFDFTISYDSEPRIVKQPQVLSEALAKNLEAKKVFDQLIPSKQVEINRYIARLKTEEAIERNVR; from the coding sequence ATGAAAAGTTATAGTTTTCAAGCTGAACTGGAAATTATCGGTATCAATCCCTTTGTGGCTGTACCGCCAGATATTTTGCAGAAAATATTTCAGGATTCAGGACGAGAAAAATCGCCAATTCCTATTTGTGGTCAGATTAATGAAAAAACTTATCAGCAAAATCTAATGTTTTTCAAAGGGGATTGGCGCTTATATGTCAATACGACGATGCTGAAAAATTCGCCTAAAAGAATTGGGGAAATCTTTGATTTTACAATTTCCTATGATTCAGAGCCACGAATTGTCAAGCAACCACAAGTTTTAAGTGAAGCATTAGCTAAAAATCTGGAAGCAAAAAAAGTATTTGACCAATTAATCCCCTCTAAACAAGTTGAAATTAATCGTTATATTGCAAGGTTGAAAACAGAAGAAGCTATCGAGCGAAATGTTAGGTGA
- the prmA gene encoding 50S ribosomal protein L11 methyltransferase, which produces MNNWNSITIKISREAEEAISALLIEAGSAGVEINDSADYLNHEDQFGEVLPEIEQSDFVEITAYYPENRPIVELKAEIEHKIANLSDYFSLTGLSVTTNNLSETNWAEAWKKYFEPARITHDLTIVPSWTEDYVATGSEKLIRLDPGMAFGTGTHPTTKMSLYALEQVLRGGETLLDVGTGSGVLSVAASYLGASEIFAYDIDEVAVRVALENIELNPGHEKIHVSANNLLEGIDKKADVIVANILADILVLMTEDAFRLVKEEGYLIMSGIIADKADMVIASAEKAGFFLETRMIQGEWNCLIFKKTENREGVIGG; this is translated from the coding sequence ATGAATAATTGGAATTCAATCACAATAAAAATCAGCCGGGAAGCCGAAGAGGCCATTTCAGCTTTGCTGATAGAGGCGGGGTCAGCCGGCGTTGAAATTAATGACAGTGCTGATTATCTTAATCACGAAGACCAATTTGGCGAAGTTCTTCCTGAAATTGAACAATCTGATTTTGTTGAAATTACTGCTTATTATCCAGAAAACAGGCCAATTGTGGAACTCAAAGCCGAAATTGAACATAAAATCGCAAATTTGAGTGATTATTTTTCACTGACAGGTCTGTCAGTAACAACGAATAACCTGTCAGAAACAAATTGGGCAGAAGCTTGGAAAAAGTATTTTGAACCAGCACGAATTACGCATGATTTAACCATTGTGCCGAGTTGGACAGAGGATTACGTGGCGACAGGCTCTGAAAAATTGATTCGACTTGACCCTGGTATGGCTTTTGGGACTGGAACACATCCAACGACCAAAATGTCACTCTATGCCTTAGAACAAGTTCTTCGTGGTGGAGAAACGTTACTTGACGTTGGAACAGGTTCGGGCGTGCTGTCAGTTGCAGCTTCATATCTTGGCGCATCAGAAATATTTGCTTATGATATTGATGAAGTGGCTGTGCGCGTGGCTTTAGAAAATATTGAACTCAATCCTGGTCATGAAAAAATTCATGTTTCAGCAAACAATCTGCTTGAAGGAATTGACAAAAAAGCGGATGTCATTGTGGCTAATATTTTGGCTGATATCCTTGTTTTAATGACAGAAGACGCATTCCGCTTGGTCAAAGAAGAAGGCTATCTCATTATGTCAGGAATTATTGCTGACAAAGCGGACATGGTCATTGCATCAGCAGAAAAAGCTGGATTTTTCCTTGAAACACGAATGATTCAAGGCGAATGGAACTGCCTGATTTTCAAGAAAACAGAAAATCGTGAAGGCGTCATTGGTGGATAA
- a CDS encoding 16S rRNA (uracil(1498)-N(3))-methyltransferase, with protein sequence MANQYFVFKKLPELGEEFIIENQAAAHHIFTVMRAKSGDQIRLVFTDGEIGLSEVISPSDQSVKLIKLLTESSELPVQITVAVGFPKGDKLDFIVEKSTELGATAIWSAPFKASVSKWEKKKLTKKQEKLEKVALGAAEQSRRQMIPELQLFEQFTDLLDKFTDFDQVLIAYEESAKMGEKTMFKQALTEMSLNQKVLIIFGPEGGISPDEITKFTDLGAKMIGLGPRILRAETAPLYALSSISAYFELL encoded by the coding sequence ATGGCCAACCAATATTTTGTATTTAAAAAATTACCGGAACTGGGCGAAGAATTTATCATTGAAAATCAAGCAGCAGCTCATCATATTTTCACTGTGATGCGGGCTAAAAGTGGTGACCAAATCCGTCTTGTTTTTACTGATGGTGAAATTGGGCTGTCAGAAGTCATTTCGCCAAGTGACCAATCAGTGAAGCTGATAAAATTACTGACAGAGTCCTCAGAATTGCCTGTTCAAATTACAGTAGCTGTAGGATTTCCTAAAGGGGATAAGCTCGATTTTATTGTTGAAAAATCAACAGAATTAGGAGCTACAGCCATTTGGTCAGCACCTTTTAAAGCTTCTGTCAGTAAATGGGAAAAGAAAAAACTGACAAAAAAACAAGAAAAATTGGAAAAAGTTGCTCTAGGAGCAGCCGAACAATCACGCAGACAAATGATTCCAGAACTTCAACTTTTTGAGCAATTTACTGATTTACTTGATAAGTTTACTGATTTTGACCAAGTTCTTATCGCTTATGAAGAATCAGCAAAAATGGGTGAGAAAACAATGTTCAAACAAGCACTGACAGAAATGTCACTCAACCAAAAAGTACTTATCATTTTTGGACCAGAAGGCGGAATTAGTCCAGACGAAATCACAAAATTTACTGATTTAGGTGCAAAAATGATTGGCTTAGGGCCGCGAATTTTAAGAGCAGAAACGGCTCCATTATATGCCCTCTCAAGTATTTCAGCTTATTTTGAATTATTATAA
- a CDS encoding polysaccharide deacetylase family protein: MKKRAQRNKKRIRWASILTVFVLLIGIIAIAFAGVHLLSPKTNTSPKSSQTSSQEKAKSTASSSTSQPKETKWLAGTNENQLPILMFHYVTSRADQLPQDSNNINIVTFENELKALKEKGYTTVSGSDAEKILTTKEKPSDKMVWLTFDDGSVTMYTEIFPLLKKYNMHATNFIIIGYVNKGQGGILTWEQIKEMKASGLVDFGSHTVSHPDLGKLTLEAQRTELEQSKADLDKNLEQKTDIICYPAGGYNQNTLNLANELGYKFGLLDPGRNGAIAIAAKESDGLLTLPRFRMMSSTTTEQMLQMIQPSTDYNEKNK, encoded by the coding sequence ATGAAAAAACGTGCACAACGTAACAAAAAACGAATTCGCTGGGCTTCAATCCTCACAGTTTTCGTTCTTTTAATTGGAATAATTGCAATTGCTTTTGCTGGGGTTCATTTGTTAAGTCCTAAAACAAATACAAGCCCAAAAAGCAGTCAAACTTCAAGTCAAGAAAAAGCTAAAAGCACTGCCTCATCTAGTACTTCTCAACCAAAAGAAACAAAATGGCTGGCTGGAACAAATGAAAATCAACTGCCCATTTTGATGTTTCATTATGTTACTTCAAGGGCTGATCAGCTCCCACAAGATAGTAATAACATCAATATTGTAACCTTTGAAAATGAATTAAAAGCGCTGAAAGAAAAAGGCTACACAACGGTTAGTGGCTCAGATGCCGAAAAAATTCTAACAACTAAAGAAAAACCAAGTGATAAAATGGTTTGGCTTACTTTTGATGATGGTTCAGTCACAATGTACACTGAAATTTTCCCTTTATTGAAAAAATACAATATGCACGCCACGAATTTTATTATTATAGGTTATGTGAATAAAGGCCAAGGCGGAATTTTGACCTGGGAACAAATCAAGGAAATGAAAGCAAGTGGACTTGTTGATTTTGGCAGTCATACGGTTAGCCATCCTGATTTAGGAAAGCTTACTTTGGAAGCTCAACGAACAGAACTTGAACAATCAAAAGCAGATTTAGATAAAAACCTCGAGCAAAAAACAGATATCATCTGTTATCCAGCAGGGGGTTATAACCAGAATACCTTGAATTTAGCTAATGAGTTAGGCTATAAGTTTGGTTTGCTTGACCCGGGCCGTAATGGTGCTATTGCAATAGCAGCCAAAGAAAGTGATGGTCTATTAACGCTACCACGCTTTAGAATGATGAGCTCTACCACAACTGAGCAAATGCTACAAATGATTCAACCCTCAACCGATTATAATGAAAAAAATAAATAA
- a CDS encoding RelA/SpoT family protein: MPKEPDLTGAEVVNICSDYMNETDLLLVEKALACASLAHADQYRASGEAYFVHPTQVAGILAKLKLDAVTVSCGFLHDVVEDTNFTQGDLQELFGDEIAEIVDGVTKLGKVEYKSHEEQLAENHRKMLMAMSKDIRVILVKLADRLHNMRTLKHLRPDKQKRISRETMEIYAPLAHRLGIASIKWELEDLSFRYLEEAEFYRIRGLMNEKRTAREALVAEVIGKLQERVEKAGVDAEIYGRPKHIYSIYRKMHDKKKRFDEIYDLIAIRCITETTSDVYTTLGYIHDLWKPMPGRFKDYIANPKANGYQSVHTTVYGPKGPMEFQIRTREMHQIAEFGVAAHWAYKQGIKAKVDVHEISETLNWIHELVELREEAGDSAEDFVKAVQEDILSDKIYVFTPNGEVQELPRGSGPIDFAYAIHTKVGDHATGAKVNGRMKPLSVQLKTGDRVEIITSSSSFGPSRDWINLVKTNKARNKIKQFFKNQDKELSVNKGREMLQEALEEGGFVPNHYLDKKHLDEVFNKISYRNAEALYAAIGFGELSATTIANRLTENERREVERAKQKAEAEELMKGEVKRESSKNIMKIRHDGGVSVSGIDSLLVRIAKCCNPVPGDPIVGYITKGRGVSVHRADCQNVRSMEDFEQRLVEVEWDDSENLVKEYVANIDVYGFNRPGLLNDVMQVLSNSTKNLISINAQPTKDKKMANIHIALGIKNLSDLTLIVDKIKMTPDVYSVKRTNA, translated from the coding sequence ATGCCTAAAGAACCAGATTTAACCGGAGCAGAAGTTGTCAATATCTGTTCTGACTACATGAATGAAACAGACCTTTTACTCGTAGAAAAAGCACTTGCTTGTGCTTCACTTGCCCATGCAGACCAATATCGTGCATCAGGAGAAGCTTACTTTGTCCACCCTACCCAAGTTGCAGGAATTTTAGCCAAATTAAAACTGGATGCCGTTACCGTTTCCTGTGGTTTTTTGCATGATGTTGTTGAAGATACCAATTTTACCCAAGGTGATTTGCAAGAATTATTTGGCGACGAAATTGCTGAAATTGTTGATGGAGTTACTAAGTTAGGTAAAGTTGAGTATAAGTCACACGAAGAACAATTGGCTGAAAACCACCGTAAGATGCTTATGGCTATGTCCAAAGACATTCGTGTTATTTTGGTCAAATTGGCTGACCGTTTGCACAATATGCGCACGCTTAAACATCTCAGACCAGATAAACAAAAGCGGATTTCACGTGAAACCATGGAAATTTATGCCCCTCTTGCTCATCGCTTGGGGATTGCCAGTATCAAATGGGAATTAGAAGATTTATCATTCCGTTATCTTGAAGAAGCAGAATTTTATCGCATTCGTGGTCTCATGAATGAAAAAAGAACAGCTCGTGAAGCGCTTGTTGCTGAAGTAATTGGTAAATTACAAGAACGAGTCGAAAAAGCTGGAGTTGACGCAGAAATTTATGGTCGTCCAAAACATATTTATTCTATTTATCGTAAAATGCACGATAAGAAGAAACGTTTTGATGAGATTTATGACCTGATTGCCATTCGTTGTATCACAGAAACAACAAGTGACGTTTACACAACTTTAGGTTATATTCATGACCTTTGGAAACCAATGCCAGGTCGTTTTAAAGATTACATTGCCAATCCAAAAGCCAATGGTTATCAATCTGTCCATACAACCGTTTATGGTCCCAAAGGCCCAATGGAATTCCAAATTAGAACACGAGAAATGCACCAAATCGCTGAGTTTGGGGTTGCCGCTCACTGGGCTTACAAACAAGGGATTAAAGCAAAAGTTGATGTTCATGAAATTTCTGAAACCTTGAATTGGATTCATGAACTTGTGGAATTGCGTGAAGAAGCTGGTGATTCAGCAGAAGATTTTGTCAAAGCCGTTCAAGAAGATATTTTATCAGATAAGATTTATGTCTTCACTCCAAATGGTGAAGTCCAAGAATTACCAAGAGGTTCAGGTCCTATTGACTTTGCTTATGCTATCCATACAAAAGTTGGTGACCATGCGACTGGAGCGAAAGTAAATGGACGAATGAAACCATTATCTGTTCAACTAAAAACAGGTGATCGGGTTGAAATTATTACCAGCTCAAGCTCTTTTGGACCAAGCCGTGACTGGATTAATCTAGTTAAAACTAATAAAGCTAGAAACAAAATCAAACAATTCTTTAAGAACCAAGATAAAGAATTGTCGGTCAATAAAGGCCGTGAAATGTTACAAGAAGCTTTGGAAGAAGGTGGATTTGTACCAAATCACTATTTAGATAAGAAACATCTAGATGAAGTCTTCAATAAGATTAGCTACCGTAATGCGGAAGCTTTGTATGCAGCAATTGGATTTGGTGAGCTTTCAGCAACAACAATTGCCAATCGTTTAACTGAAAATGAACGTCGTGAAGTTGAGAGAGCCAAACAAAAAGCCGAAGCTGAAGAGCTGATGAAGGGTGAAGTTAAACGCGAATCAAGTAAAAACATCATGAAGATTCGTCACGATGGTGGAGTCAGTGTTTCTGGTATTGATAGCCTACTTGTTCGTATCGCCAAATGTTGTAATCCTGTTCCAGGGGACCCAATTGTGGGGTATATTACAAAAGGGCGTGGTGTTTCAGTTCATAGAGCTGATTGTCAAAATGTGCGAAGTATGGAAGACTTTGAACAAAGACTTGTTGAAGTTGAATGGGATGATTCAGAAAACTTAGTGAAAGAATATGTCGCTAATATTGATGTCTATGGCTTTAATCGTCCTGGATTACTCAACGATGTGATGCAAGTTTTATCAAATTCTACTAAAAATTTGATTTCAATTAATGCTCAACCCACTAAAGATAAAAAAATGGCAAATATTCACATCGCTTTAGGCATTAAAAATCTATCAGATTTGACTTTGATTGTTGATAAAATCAAAATGACCCCAGATGTTTATTCTGTAAAACGGACAAATGCTTAA
- a CDS encoding glycosyltransferase family 2 protein gives MEELAIVVPVYNEEETLELFIKEVNDKTEKLELKKVFYFVNDGSSDQTLPLIKKLASQVDNINYISFSRNFGKEAALLAGLEATTEPLVTVMDVDLQDPPELLVSMYQKLQEGYDSVGARRISRSGESPLISFFSRLFYKIINKVSTTPIVDGARDFRLMTRQVVDSILTLRENNRFSKGLFSWVGYDVTYLEYENHERSAGQTSWSFSQLLRYSIDGIINFSEMPLNIATFVGFFSFLASLLLSIFYLLKTLIYGDPVQGFPTLIVLILLLGGLQLLSLGIIGKYIAKIFLETKKRPNYIIKESNLKELD, from the coding sequence ATGGAAGAATTAGCGATTGTTGTCCCCGTTTATAACGAAGAAGAAACGCTTGAGCTCTTTATTAAAGAGGTAAATGACAAAACAGAAAAACTCGAGCTAAAAAAGGTTTTTTACTTTGTAAACGACGGTTCTAGTGACCAAACGCTTCCTCTTATAAAAAAATTAGCGAGTCAAGTTGATAATATTAACTACATTAGTTTCTCAAGAAATTTTGGTAAAGAAGCAGCTTTACTTGCTGGTTTAGAAGCTACTACAGAACCTCTTGTTACAGTAATGGATGTTGATTTACAAGATCCACCTGAACTACTTGTTTCTATGTATCAGAAACTTCAAGAAGGTTATGATAGTGTTGGTGCTCGCAGAATTTCACGTTCTGGTGAATCTCCACTGATTTCATTTTTCTCTCGACTTTTTTATAAGATTATTAATAAAGTATCGACTACACCTATTGTAGACGGAGCCAGAGATTTTCGGCTTATGACTCGTCAAGTTGTGGATAGTATTTTGACACTCAGAGAAAATAATCGTTTTTCAAAAGGGCTTTTTTCTTGGGTCGGTTATGATGTAACTTATTTAGAATACGAAAATCACGAACGAAGTGCTGGTCAAACTTCTTGGTCTTTTAGTCAACTTCTCCGTTATTCTATTGATGGGATTATAAATTTTTCGGAAATGCCGCTCAATATTGCGACATTTGTTGGCTTTTTTAGTTTTTTAGCCTCACTTTTACTCAGTATTTTTTATCTTCTTAAAACACTGATTTACGGTGACCCTGTTCAAGGTTTCCCAACTTTGATTGTTTTGATTTTACTTTTAGGCGGCTTACAACTTCTCTCTCTTGGAATTATTGGTAAATATATCGCTAAAATATTCCTGGAAACAAAAAAACGTCCCAATTATATTATTAAAGAAAGTAATTTAAAAGAGCTTGACTAA
- the dtd gene encoding D-aminoacyl-tRNA deacylase, with protein MKIVIQRVKSASVSIDGVIKEKIKQGFLLLVGVEDADSNFDLDYAVRKIAQMRIFSDEADKMNLSVQDIQGEILSISQFTLYAETKKGNRPSFSAAGKPDFAKAMYEKFNDSLAQIVPVKAGVFGADMQVELINDGPVTIIFDTKEARKNA; from the coding sequence ATGAAAATAGTAATTCAACGTGTAAAGTCAGCTTCTGTCAGTATTGATGGAGTCATTAAGGAAAAAATTAAGCAAGGCTTTTTATTGTTGGTTGGGGTTGAAGATGCTGACAGTAATTTTGATTTGGATTATGCAGTACGTAAAATCGCGCAAATGCGAATTTTTTCAGATGAAGCTGATAAAATGAATCTCTCTGTTCAAGATATTCAAGGAGAGATTTTGTCAATTTCTCAGTTTACTTTGTATGCGGAGACTAAAAAAGGGAATCGTCCGAGCTTTTCTGCAGCAGGAAAACCTGATTTTGCTAAAGCAATGTATGAAAAATTTAATGATAGCTTAGCTCAGATTGTGCCGGTTAAAGCAGGAGTTTTTGGGGCTGATATGCAAGTTGAGTTGATAAATGATGGTCCTGTCACTATTATTTTTGATACGAAAGAAGCTAGAAAAAATGCCTAA
- a CDS encoding TMEM175 family protein, with product MPKRLQKSSVKKRVPVRSVSKIKTYQSSEKPDQVGEIWQNNIIGSLDNGYSKEQARKQQSQNLTERQKRKIEEMQSNPEMIQAREELKEEFLNTHPQYAKMTSEELQESMTHHALEDEKLRKQKLRHHIEAFADGIIAVIITIMLLEIPVPSGNQGYWEFISSVGIFLVSFVVTANFWFNRHKIFALTEEITEKIIVQDFIFIGLLSLIPLLTKWIMVAPTSFSALNFGLVLIVILLQQELLSYSITKDHFHKMPKSFKFWRRVWLIRLFSTILMNVVIMIIAIIFPFYGHWLFVIVPIFNFLFRMVNDRNQEEEVYAATRSIGVPYLKEG from the coding sequence ATGCCTAAAAGACTGCAAAAAAGTAGCGTAAAAAAACGGGTTCCTGTTCGCTCTGTCAGTAAAATAAAAACTTATCAGTCCTCAGAAAAACCTGACCAAGTTGGTGAAATTTGGCAAAATAATATTATTGGCTCACTTGATAACGGTTATTCAAAGGAGCAGGCCAGAAAACAACAAAGTCAAAACCTGACTGAACGTCAGAAACGAAAAATTGAGGAAATGCAAAGCAATCCAGAGATGATTCAAGCGCGTGAAGAACTTAAAGAAGAGTTTCTCAATACTCATCCACAATATGCCAAGATGACGAGTGAAGAATTGCAAGAATCAATGACTCATCATGCTTTAGAAGATGAGAAGCTTAGAAAACAAAAGCTCCGTCATCACATTGAAGCATTTGCTGACGGAATTATTGCGGTTATCATTACTATTATGCTCCTTGAAATTCCTGTCCCTTCTGGTAATCAAGGTTATTGGGAGTTCATCAGTTCAGTTGGAATCTTCTTAGTTAGTTTTGTTGTTACAGCTAATTTTTGGTTCAATCGTCACAAGATTTTTGCTCTGACAGAGGAAATTACGGAAAAAATCATTGTTCAAGATTTTATCTTTATTGGTTTGCTTTCACTAATTCCGCTGTTGACCAAATGGATTATGGTTGCTCCAACATCATTTAGTGCCCTGAATTTTGGTCTGGTTTTGATTGTGATTTTACTTCAGCAGGAGCTTTTAAGTTATTCAATTACTAAAGATCATTTTCATAAAATGCCTAAATCTTTTAAATTCTGGCGTCGTGTTTGGTTAATCAGGCTATTTTCAACTATTCTAATGAATGTTGTTATCATGATTATTGCCATTATTTTTCCATTTTATGGACATTGGCTCTTTGTTATTGTTCCTATTTTTAACTTTTTGTTCCGCATGGTTAATGACCGCAATCAGGAGGAAGAAGTTTATGCTGCTACACGTTCTATCGGTGTTCCTTATTTGAAAGAAGGTTAA